One genomic window of Arachis hypogaea cultivar Tifrunner chromosome 8, arahy.Tifrunner.gnm2.J5K5, whole genome shotgun sequence includes the following:
- the LOC112705437 gene encoding F-box/kelch-repeat protein At3g23880: MRIAEEKASRRLEMVSCPTPRTRLLTDLPKETIIEIFLRLPARTLVSLRSVCSSWRNLISSPDFTCNHLRRSCLLDPTLNTPQIAYFTGAYRNDVRCGSIGLLSVHSILDNPPKSNQGDCFTEKRYYGFIGSCNGLLCLVDAHAFKYMHAILWNPCTGFTFESPEISGEVRFCGFGYDHLSDSYKIFASIRTEGRPSRFESSTRIYTIGPTSSWRKIDDIPSDDPCWDVNREGEFFGSSRLCTLNWIVNDVVLYFDLGKEIYGHFPLPEGKIALDPHFKRLTHLCVLRNCLSVCYEHKNTFKCIVYKWIVWQMKEYGDAQSWIKLAVIPVDENFTYSDPFRCLQPLYISESDVLLALCPSFGIVLCNLNDESVDFREIDGSGMKNNPVFDKYVKYRMACIYHESLVSPNGLHSNSSKMLRLIKPKPKPVDS; encoded by the coding sequence ATGCGGATTGCGGAGGAAAAAGCATCGAGACGGCTGGAAATGGTCAGTTGTCCCACGCCAAGAACGCGGCTGTTAACAGACCTTCCGAAAGAGACGATAATAGAAATCTTTCTGAGGCTTCCGGCAAGGACGCTTGTTTCCTTAAGGAGCGTGTGCAGTTCATGGAGAAACCTAATCTCCTCCCCCGACTTCACCTGCAACCACCTTCGTCGTTCATGCTTACTTGATCCAACTTTGAATACGCCACAAATTGCTTATTTCACTGGGGCCTACAGAAATGACGTCAGATGCGGCAGTATCGGACTTCTCTCCGTACACTCAATCTTGGACAATCCTCCCAAATCTAATCAAGGCGATTGCTTCACGGAAAAACGCTACTACGGATTCATTGGTTCTTGCAATGGATTGTTATGTTTGGTTGATGCACATGCCTTCAAATACATGCATGCCATCTTGTGGAACCCCTGTACCGGATTCACATTTGAATCTCCGGAAATCAGCGGCGAAGTCCGCTTTTGTGGCTTTGGTTACGATCATCTCAGTGACAGTTACAAAATTTTTGCATCTATAAGGACGGAAGGGCGGCCATCTCGTTTTGAGTCTAGTACCAGAATTTATACAATTGGGCCAACTTCGTCCTGGAGAAAAATTGATGATATCCCAAGTGACGACCCTTGTTGGGATGTTAATAGGGAAGGGGAATTTTTTGGTAGTAGCAGATTATGCACTCTTAATTGGATTGTTAATGACGTGGTTCTTTATTTTGACTTGGGTAAAGAGATTTACGGTCATTTTCCTCTACCTGAAGGTAAAATAGCTTTAGATCCTCATTTTAAAAGGTTAACTCACTTGTGTGTCTTGAGAAACTGCCTTTCTGTTTGTTATGAGCATAAGAATACATTCAAGTGTATTGTATACAAGTGGATTGTGTGGCAGATGAAAGAATACGGAGATGCTCAATCTTGGATTAAATTGGCAGTGATTCCGGTCGATGAAAATTTCACTTATTCAGATCCTTTTCGTTGTTTACAACCTCTTTACATCTCGGAAAGTGATGTTCTTTTGGCATTGTGTCCATCTTTCGGCATAGTTTTGTGTAACTTAAATGATGAGAGCGTAGATTTTCGTGAAATTGACGGCTCCGGCATGAAGAACAATCCTGTTTTTGATAAATATGTCAAGTATAGGATGGCTTGTATCTACCATGAAAGCTTAGTTTCACCAAATGGTCTTCATAGCAATTCATCCAAAATGCTGCGCCTCATCAAACCCAAACCCAAGCCTGTTGACTCTTAA
- the LOC112707870 gene encoding pantoate--beta-alanine ligase has product MAPKEPLVISNKDEMRKWSRAMRCQGKVIGLVPTMGYLHEGHLTLVREAHKHANVIAVSIYVNPGQFSPNEDLSTYPSDFDGDIRKLMSVPGGVDVVFHPHNLYDYGNDKRNSNVAIESDKTVSCVDQGGFGHETWVRVENLQKGLCGNSRPIFFRGVATIVTKLFNIVEPDVAVFGKKDYQQWRIIQRMVRDLDFSIKIVGSEITREDDGLAMSSRNVRLSMKDRQNALSINKSLLKAKSAAADGQVHSEKLRNLVIQCITEAGGQIDYVEIVDQENLEKVEFINGPVVLCVAAWFGKVRLIDNMEINLKMDVRK; this is encoded by the exons ATGGCACCCAAAGAGCCACTGGTGATCTCTAACAAGGACGAGATGAGGAAATGGTCAAGGGCCATGAGATGCCAGGGCAAGGTCATCGGACTTGTGCCTACCATGGGCTACCTTCATGAGGGCCACCTTACTCTTGTCAGAGAAGCTCACAAGCATGCCAATGTTATAGCTGTATCAATCTATGTAAACCCAGGGCAATTTTCACCAAATGAAGACCTTTCCACATACCCTTCTGACTTTGATGGTGATATCCGAAAGCTTATGTCTGTTCCTGGTGGTGTTGATGTTGTCTTCCATCCCCACAATTTGTATGACTATGGAAATGATAAGAGGAATAGTAATGTTGCAATTGAGAGTGACAAAACGGTGTCTTGTGTTGATCAAGGTGGATTTGGGCATGAAACTTGGGTTAGGGTTGAAAATCTTCAAAAGGGTCTTTGTGGAAATAGCAGACCTATTTTTTTTAGAGGTGTTGCTACCATTGTGACCAAGTTATTTAATATAGTGGAGCCTGATGTAGCTGTCTTTGGAAAAAAAGATTATCAGCAGTGGCGAATTATTCAAAGAATG GTTCGAGATCTTGATTTTTccattaaaattgttggttctgaAATAACCCGTGAGGATGATGGCTTGGCAATGAGTTCGCGTAATGTGCGCCTTTCAATGAAAGACAGGCAAAat GCACTATCTATAAATAAATCTTTGTTAAAAGCTAAATCAGCAGCAGCAGATGGTCAGGTGCATTCTGAGAAGTTGAGAAACTTAGTGATCCAATGTATTACTGAGGCTGGTGGACAGATTGATTATGTTGAG ATTGTTGATCAAGAGAATTTGGAGAAAGTGGAGTTTATCAATGGCCCTGTTGTCTTGTGTGTTGCAGCATGGTTTGGGAAAGTGAGACTTATAGACAACATGGAAATTAACTTAAAAATGGATGTGAGGAAATGA